Sequence from the Desulfonatronovibrio magnus genome:
ACTCTTCATAGGCGGCAATGATTTCTGGAACGTGACTGCGCCAGATGATACCGTGATCAGGAGCAATCATGTCAACCTTCAGGCCGGAATTTTTTAATTTGGTCAATGTCTTTTGAACAAAAGTGGAAAAGGGAAGGATGATATTGGTATAGTAATGTCTTGCCTCTGACAGAAGCATATTAAGATCATGTTCGTCGTCAAACAGTTTTGAAGTTGCTATGTTCTGCCCGAAAGCATCGCTGGAAATAAGGATTTCGTCTTCATGGACATAGGAAAACATACTGTCAGGCCAATGCAGCATTTTGGCTTCAATGAAACTGATTTCTTTTCGACCGATAGATATGGAATCACCATCCTTGACAACATGTAAAGGCCAGTCAGTTTTGTGAAAATGACTTTGAATAAACTTTTTACCCATGGGTGAGCAGAATATTTTTTCTGGAATGCATTTTTCCACCATAAAGGGGAGAGCACCAGAATGATCAAGCTCAACATGATTGACTACAATATAATCAATCAGTTCCGGCTTGATAATCTTGTGTAGCTGATGATACAAGTCGAGTTTGAATTTATCGGGAACTGTATCAAACAATGTTACCTTGTCGTCCATGAGCAAAAAGGCATTGTAAGTGGTACCCTTTCTGGCCAGAGCGTAGCCATGGAAATTTTGAATATTCCAGTCAACTACACCAACCCAGTATACATCTTTTTTCAATTCAATAATGGCCATAGTATCTCCAGGATTATTTTTATGGTAATAGTCTGTCCCTTTTTAAGAAAAGCAGGGGCCTGGCTCTTCCAAAGGTCTCAACTATATCATTTATATGTAAATTATAATTAAATACTTTTTGGCTGGGAAATTCATTCACAGCATAGTAAAAAATTTTCATCAGAGATGGGGCTTACGTTCCAGACACAGGGACTGTCACAATTTCCATTTACTCCCTCAAAATGTAAAAAACCCGCTGAATGATCAGCGGGTTTAACAGAATACTAAGCTTCTTTAGCAAAACTGTCCTTGTCAGCCCCGCACACAGGACAGACCCAGTCGTCTGGGAGGTCCTCAAATTTTGTGCCGGCTGCTACGCCATTGTCAGGATCTCCCTCAGCGGGATCATACACATAACCACATACTTCACATACATATTTGTCCATATTTTACTCCTTTTTGGTTTCCTGGGATTTAGCAACGAAATACTTTTTCTTTGTTCCACATTGAGGACAGCACCAGTCATCAGGTATATCTTCAAACTGCGTGTCTCTCGGCAGCCCTGTTCTTTCAGCGAGTACAGGGTTATACACATAACCGCACACCGCACACTCATATTTAATCACAGCGCTACACCTCGCATTTTTCTTCCTTTGCCGACCCTGGCCCAGCCAGGGGACGAAAACATTTTTTCCCTCCACCACAAACCGGACATTTCCAGTCATCAGGGAGATCCTCAAATTTCGTGCCTTTAGTGATTTTTCCTTTACGATCTCCCCTGTCCGGATCATAGACGTAGCCACAATTAGTCATCTGACATTGCCACATTTCTTCGGGAGCCGACATGTTTTCCTCCTGCTATGCTTCAGCTTTCCACAGGCCGTGAATGTTACAGTATTCTCTAACAGTTACCTTTTGTGCTTTAATGCAAAACTCTGCTTCAGGAGCCTGTCCGGGCTTGAGGAATTCCTTGTAAGACTTTCCATCAGCAATTAACTCAATCCATTCAATATAATGTTTTTCTTCCATGGGATGATCCACACTGCCTACTTTTACTTTGAAGCCGTCAGCAGTTTTTTCAATCACTGGAACATGTTTTTCCTTGGCTGCGTCAACAGTGTTTTCAGTCATCAATTTCATGGGCTGACCACAGCACACTAGTTCACCCTGACCGCCATGTACCACTTCTACTATATTTCCACAGGCCTCGCATTTGTAAATTTCCCTAATCTCAGGCATAATCAACCTCACTAATCTTTAAATGTTAACGGTTATAAGCACTTTCTTAAAACAGAGTTTATGCTTGTGGCAAGATTTTTTTCCGGACAGCCATAGAGAACGAATCCGGGAAAAAGACAGGAAAAAATACTTTATTGCCAGTTCTCGCAAAGAACCTCAAAATGTGCCTTGGGGTGGACACAGGAAGGGCATTCCTCCAAGGCTTCCTTACCCTTATGAGTGTAACCACAGTTCTGACACTTCCAGATAACTTCCTGATCTTTTCTGAAAACAGTACCCTTTTCAATATTAGCGATAAAGCCTCTGTACCTTCTTTCATGCAGCTGCTCAGCTACAGCAATGGCTTCCATGGCTGCTGCCACTTCAGGAAAGCCTTCTTCCATGGCCACCTGGGCAAATTCAGGGTACATGGTTTCGTGCTCGTACTTTTCACCGTTGGCTGCCTCCTGCAGATTTTCCATGGTTGTTCCTATTTTTCCAGCTGGAAAAGCAGCCTGAATCTCTACCTCACCACCTTCCAGAAACTTAAACAGCCTTTTGGCATGCTCTTTTTCCTGGTTGGCTGTTTCTTCAAAAATGTTGGCCAGATGCACATAACCGTCTTTTTTAGCTTGCTTAGCAAAATAAGTGTATCGATTGCGCGCCTGTGATTCTCCAGCAAACGCGGTAAGAATGTTTTTTTCAGTTTTAGTTCCTTTAACAGATTTCATAATATCCTCCTTGATTATTAGTTTATAAGTTTAGAGAGAATCCGCAGTTGAACTCTATCAATCTCTAATTACTCTTTAGCATGCAAAATATTAAAACACAAAACTTTTTTCAGCAAACCCACATAGCACAGCTGCTTTAAAACGTATTCTGGCAATCCTGACAGGCACCCAGCACTTCAAACCTGAAACCTGTAACTTTGAAGCCTGATGCCAGATTCGCTATATTGTCTGCACAAACATCAATTTCCCCTTCTACATCACGCACTTTTCCGCAAGATGTACAAATGATGTGCAGATGGTCATCTGTAACCCCATCAAAACGATTCTGATCGCCACAGGTATCAATCTTACGCACATAACCCTGCCTGCTCAAAACGTCTAAATTGCGATAAACGGTGCCCAGGCTGATATTGGGAAGCTTCTTCCTTACTTCATCATAAATCTCAGTAGCTGTTGGATGGGCAACTGTATGCTGAAGAATATGAAGTATTAACTTCCTTTGCTTTGTCAACCTCATTTTTGCTCCTTTTCAGGAATGATTACTAATACTACATATGTATGTCAATACAAAAAAGGCCTGAAGATTATAATCCTCAGGCCTTTACTTTATACGAAAAGCAGAGCTTGTTTGAGCTAAACAGGGCAATAAAAACACCAATTCATCATACAAGTACTGGCAAAACCTTAGTGTTCATTTAAAATTTATGAGATAACAGTAAGATTTGCTGCCTGGAAAAAAAAATTAC
This genomic interval carries:
- a CDS encoding FprA family A-type flavoprotein — encoded protein: MAIIELKKDVYWVGVVDWNIQNFHGYALARKGTTYNAFLLMDDKVTLFDTVPDKFKLDLYHQLHKIIKPELIDYIVVNHVELDHSGALPFMVEKCIPEKIFCSPMGKKFIQSHFHKTDWPLHVVKDGDSISIGRKEISFIEAKMLHWPDSMFSYVHEDEILISSDAFGQNIATSKLFDDEHDLNMLLSEARHYYTNIILPFSTFVQKTLTKLKNSGLKVDMIAPDHGIIWRSHVPEIIAAYEEFASQKVRAKAVLVYDTMWSSSEKMLKAVGDALMEEGIEIRFMSLKKYHHSDVMGEFADAAALICASPTHNNGMLPLMADFLTYMKGLKPKGRIGATLGSFGWSGEAPKAMAEVLKSTGFKMPVEPLRVQNVPTHEDLAKCREMGRVLAQNIKDKVSATS
- the rd gene encoding rubredoxin, with product MDKYVCEVCGYVYDPAEGDPDNGVAAGTKFEDLPDDWVCPVCGADKDSFAKEA
- a CDS encoding rubredoxin; its protein translation is MIKYECAVCGYVYNPVLAERTGLPRDTQFEDIPDDWCCPQCGTKKKYFVAKSQETKKE
- a CDS encoding rubredoxin, translating into MSAPEEMWQCQMTNCGYVYDPDRGDRKGKITKGTKFEDLPDDWKCPVCGGGKKCFRPLAGPGSAKEEKCEV
- a CDS encoding desulfoferrodoxin, with amino-acid sequence MPEIREIYKCEACGNIVEVVHGGQGELVCCGQPMKLMTENTVDAAKEKHVPVIEKTADGFKVKVGSVDHPMEEKHYIEWIELIADGKSYKEFLKPGQAPEAEFCIKAQKVTVREYCNIHGLWKAEA
- the rbr gene encoding rubrerythrin codes for the protein MKSVKGTKTEKNILTAFAGESQARNRYTYFAKQAKKDGYVHLANIFEETANQEKEHAKRLFKFLEGGEVEIQAAFPAGKIGTTMENLQEAANGEKYEHETMYPEFAQVAMEEGFPEVAAAMEAIAVAEQLHERRYRGFIANIEKGTVFRKDQEVIWKCQNCGYTHKGKEALEECPSCVHPKAHFEVLCENWQ
- a CDS encoding Fur family transcriptional regulator; translation: MRLTKQRKLILHILQHTVAHPTATEIYDEVRKKLPNISLGTVYRNLDVLSRQGYVRKIDTCGDQNRFDGVTDDHLHIICTSCGKVRDVEGEIDVCADNIANLASGFKVTGFRFEVLGACQDCQNTF